From a single Salmo salar chromosome ssa22, Ssal_v3.1, whole genome shotgun sequence genomic region:
- the LOC106582871 gene encoding SRSF protein kinase 3 isoform X1, with translation MSNVPSSRYAAAISALSLSLPAVNPNPPLTPKSSLTPKSLTPKPLVAPTPKPPLTIKLSSYPPSPEIFGSDDEEQENPSDYCIGGYYPVEIGAIFIDRYQVVKKLGWGHFSTVWLGWDIEKRRFVALKVVKSAPTFTEAGLDEIKLLKCVRDSDPSDPKRDTVVQLIDDFKVSGVNGEHVCMVLEVLGHQLLKWIIKSNYTGLPLPCVKSILRQVLQGLDYLHTKCKIIHTDIKPENILLRVDDLYVQELAADTNLQELPVSPAPTSCSENTSLREKQIVSNLLGKLTVAFQTLGVWTGKVSRIPRARLSRKENKHQQPQQGEDTLVDRQKRAKPHVSFSNITTPCSTPSSTSPPKPSGPVRTTWRRNLLHEEAMGSDSKESVSSPIEDAQSLTTMSHCSRQSTVLHHSTQRDNQPSSPSHGFSETDMLVNLLKPQNADEISIKIADLGNACWVYKHFTEDIQTCQYRSVEVLIGADYGTPADIWSTACMAFELATGEYLFEPHSGDNFSREEDHIAHIIELLGPLPSQFALSGRNSRRYFNHKGHLRRISRLKPWSLCEILLDKYEWPREQAVQFSAFLLTMLEPLPEKRATAAQCLKHPWISS, from the exons ATGTCCAATGTGCCTTCATCTAGATATGCTGCTGCAATATCAGCCCTTTCCCTCAGTTTACCTGCTGTTAACCCCAACCCACCACTTACCCCCAAATCATCCCTTACCCCCAAATCCCTGACCCCTAAACCACTAGTTGCCCCTACCCCCAAACCACCCCTTACCATCAAACTATCATCATATCCCCCTTCACCTGAGATTTTCGGATCAGATGACGAGGAACAGGAGAATCCATCTGATTACTGTATAG GTGGCTACTACCCGGTGGAAATTGGAGCAATATTCATTGACCGTTACCAGGTGGTGAAGAAGCTGGGATGGGGCCACTTCTCCACTGTGTGGCTAGGCTGGGACATTGA GAAGAGGCGTTTTGTTGCTCTGAAGGTGGTAAAGAGTGCTCCAACCTTCACAGAGGCTGGTTTGGATGAGATCAAGCTTCTGAAATGT GTAAGGGACAGTGACCCATCTGACCCTAAACGAGACACTGTTGTGCAACTTATCGATGACTTCAAGGTCTCTGGAGTCAATGGGGAGC ATGTATGCATGGTTCTTGAAGTGCTGGGTCACCAACTGCTGAAGTGGATCATCAAATCCAACTACACTGGCCTTCCCCTGCCCTGCGTTAAGAGCATCCTCAGACAG GTTCTCCAGGGCTTAGATTACTTGCACACTAAATGCAAGATTATCCACACAGACATCAAGCCAGAGAACATCCTTTTGAGAGTGGATGATCTTTACGTCCAGGAGCTGGCAGCCGACACCAACCTACAGGAGCTTCCAGTTTCTCCTGCTCCCACAAGCTGTTCAG AAAATACCAGTCTAAGAGAGAAGCAG ATTGTGTCAAACTTGTTGGGGAAGTTGACTGTGGCTTTCCAGACTCTTGGGGTTTGG ACCGGGAAGGTTTCCAGGATCCCGAGGGCCAGGTTGTCGAGAAAGGAGAACAAACATCAACAGCCGCAGCAGGGCGAGGACACTTTAGTTGACCGTCAGAAGAGGGCAAAACCTCATGTGTCATTCTCCAATATCACCACACCCTGTAGTACTCCCAGTTCCACCTCTCCCCCTAAGCCTTCAGGTCCTGTGCGTACTACTTGGAGACGGAACCTGCTGCATGAAGAAGCAATGGGCTCTGACAGCAAGGAGTCAGTCTCGTCACCGATAGAAGATGCACAATCATTGACTACAATGTCTCACTGCTCTAGACAATCTACAGTGTTGCATCACTCTACCCAGAGAGACAACCAGCCCTCATCACCATCACATG GGTTCAGTGAAACAGATATGTTGGTGAATCTTCTGAAGCCACAGAATGCTGATGAAATCAGCATCAAGATTGCAGATCTGGGCAACGCCTGCTGGGTG TACAAACACTTCACAGAGGACATCCAGACCTGTCAGTACCGTTCTGTGGAGGTCCTGATTGGGGCTGACTATGGCACTCCTGCAGACATCTGGAGCACAGCCTGCATG gcatttgagctggccactgGGGAATATCTGTTTGAACCCCATTCAGGGGACAACTTCTCTCGAGAGGAAG ATCACATTGCTCACATAATTGAGTTGCTGGGACCCCTTCCATCCCAGTTTGCCCTCTCAGGGAGAAACTCCAGGCGATATTTCAATCACAAAG GGCATCTGCGGCGCATCTCAAGGCTGAAGCCGTGGAGTTTGTGTGAGATCCTGCTGGATAAATACGAGTGGCCACGGGAGCAGGCAGTCCAGTTCAGTGCCTTCCTCCTCACCATGCTGGAGCCCCTCCCAGAGAAGAGAGCCACCGCTGCCCAGTGTCTAAAACATCCCTGGATCTCCTCATAG
- the LOC106582871 gene encoding SRSF protein kinase 3 isoform X2: MSNVPSSRYAAAISALSLSLPAVNPNPPLTPKSSLTPKSLTPKPLVAPTPKPPLTIKLSSYPPSPEIFGSDDEEQENPSDYCIGGYYPVEIGAIFIDRYQVVKKLGWGHFSTVWLGWDIEKRRFVALKVVKSAPTFTEAGLDEIKLLKCVRDSDPSDPKRDTVVQLIDDFKVSGVNGEHVCMVLEVLGHQLLKWIIKSNYTGLPLPCVKSILRQVLQGLDYLHTKCKIIHTDIKPENILLRVDDLYVQELAADTNLQELPVSPAPTSCSENTSLREKQTGKVSRIPRARLSRKENKHQQPQQGEDTLVDRQKRAKPHVSFSNITTPCSTPSSTSPPKPSGPVRTTWRRNLLHEEAMGSDSKESVSSPIEDAQSLTTMSHCSRQSTVLHHSTQRDNQPSSPSHGFSETDMLVNLLKPQNADEISIKIADLGNACWVYKHFTEDIQTCQYRSVEVLIGADYGTPADIWSTACMAFELATGEYLFEPHSGDNFSREEDHIAHIIELLGPLPSQFALSGRNSRRYFNHKGHLRRISRLKPWSLCEILLDKYEWPREQAVQFSAFLLTMLEPLPEKRATAAQCLKHPWISS, from the exons ATGTCCAATGTGCCTTCATCTAGATATGCTGCTGCAATATCAGCCCTTTCCCTCAGTTTACCTGCTGTTAACCCCAACCCACCACTTACCCCCAAATCATCCCTTACCCCCAAATCCCTGACCCCTAAACCACTAGTTGCCCCTACCCCCAAACCACCCCTTACCATCAAACTATCATCATATCCCCCTTCACCTGAGATTTTCGGATCAGATGACGAGGAACAGGAGAATCCATCTGATTACTGTATAG GTGGCTACTACCCGGTGGAAATTGGAGCAATATTCATTGACCGTTACCAGGTGGTGAAGAAGCTGGGATGGGGCCACTTCTCCACTGTGTGGCTAGGCTGGGACATTGA GAAGAGGCGTTTTGTTGCTCTGAAGGTGGTAAAGAGTGCTCCAACCTTCACAGAGGCTGGTTTGGATGAGATCAAGCTTCTGAAATGT GTAAGGGACAGTGACCCATCTGACCCTAAACGAGACACTGTTGTGCAACTTATCGATGACTTCAAGGTCTCTGGAGTCAATGGGGAGC ATGTATGCATGGTTCTTGAAGTGCTGGGTCACCAACTGCTGAAGTGGATCATCAAATCCAACTACACTGGCCTTCCCCTGCCCTGCGTTAAGAGCATCCTCAGACAG GTTCTCCAGGGCTTAGATTACTTGCACACTAAATGCAAGATTATCCACACAGACATCAAGCCAGAGAACATCCTTTTGAGAGTGGATGATCTTTACGTCCAGGAGCTGGCAGCCGACACCAACCTACAGGAGCTTCCAGTTTCTCCTGCTCCCACAAGCTGTTCAG AAAATACCAGTCTAAGAGAGAAGCAG ACCGGGAAGGTTTCCAGGATCCCGAGGGCCAGGTTGTCGAGAAAGGAGAACAAACATCAACAGCCGCAGCAGGGCGAGGACACTTTAGTTGACCGTCAGAAGAGGGCAAAACCTCATGTGTCATTCTCCAATATCACCACACCCTGTAGTACTCCCAGTTCCACCTCTCCCCCTAAGCCTTCAGGTCCTGTGCGTACTACTTGGAGACGGAACCTGCTGCATGAAGAAGCAATGGGCTCTGACAGCAAGGAGTCAGTCTCGTCACCGATAGAAGATGCACAATCATTGACTACAATGTCTCACTGCTCTAGACAATCTACAGTGTTGCATCACTCTACCCAGAGAGACAACCAGCCCTCATCACCATCACATG GGTTCAGTGAAACAGATATGTTGGTGAATCTTCTGAAGCCACAGAATGCTGATGAAATCAGCATCAAGATTGCAGATCTGGGCAACGCCTGCTGGGTG TACAAACACTTCACAGAGGACATCCAGACCTGTCAGTACCGTTCTGTGGAGGTCCTGATTGGGGCTGACTATGGCACTCCTGCAGACATCTGGAGCACAGCCTGCATG gcatttgagctggccactgGGGAATATCTGTTTGAACCCCATTCAGGGGACAACTTCTCTCGAGAGGAAG ATCACATTGCTCACATAATTGAGTTGCTGGGACCCCTTCCATCCCAGTTTGCCCTCTCAGGGAGAAACTCCAGGCGATATTTCAATCACAAAG GGCATCTGCGGCGCATCTCAAGGCTGAAGCCGTGGAGTTTGTGTGAGATCCTGCTGGATAAATACGAGTGGCCACGGGAGCAGGCAGTCCAGTTCAGTGCCTTCCTCCTCACCATGCTGGAGCCCCTCCCAGAGAAGAGAGCCACCGCTGCCCAGTGTCTAAAACATCCCTGGATCTCCTCATAG